In the genome of Carnobacterium pleistocenium FTR1, one region contains:
- a CDS encoding response regulator transcription factor, with the protein MNKILIIEDEKNLARFVELELKHEGYATEVRYDGRSGLEAAVAEDAHWDVILLDLMLPELNGIDVCRRIRLVSNVPIIMMTARDSVIDRVSGLDHGADDYIVKPFAIEELLARLRALFRRIEIESEQNITKQTTVTYRDLKVEKENRVVRRGDEVIELTKREYELLLELMENVNVVLARDVLLNKVWGYETEVETNVVDVYIRYLRNKIDVPNVDSYIQTVRGTGYVMRS; encoded by the coding sequence ATGAATAAAATTTTAATTATTGAAGATGAAAAGAATCTGGCTCGATTTGTAGAACTTGAATTAAAACATGAGGGTTACGCAACAGAGGTTCGTTATGATGGTCGCAGCGGATTAGAAGCAGCGGTTGCAGAAGATGCACATTGGGATGTTATCTTATTAGACTTAATGTTACCAGAATTAAATGGAATAGATGTTTGCCGTCGTATCAGACTAGTTAGCAATGTACCTATTATTATGATGACTGCTAGAGACTCTGTTATTGATCGAGTATCTGGATTAGATCATGGTGCGGATGACTATATTGTTAAACCATTTGCAATTGAAGAATTATTAGCACGATTACGTGCCTTATTCCGTCGTATTGAGATTGAGAGTGAACAAAATATCACGAAACAAACAACCGTTACTTACCGAGATTTAAAGGTCGAAAAAGAAAACCGGGTTGTGCGCCGTGGAGATGAAGTCATCGAATTAACAAAACGTGAATATGAATTGTTATTAGAATTAATGGAAAACGTGAATGTTGTTTTAGCTCGTGATGTACTGTTAAATAAAGTATGGGGATACGAAACTGAAGTTGAAACGAATGTAGTAGATGTTTATATTCGTTACTTACGCAATAAAATTGATGTTCCTAACGTTGATAGCTACATCCAAACCGTTCGTGGTACAGGTTACGTGATGCGTTCGTGA
- the argR gene encoding arginine repressor — protein MKKRDRHHLLQELIKENVIEKQEDFVRILEEKGIEVTQATISRDIKELQLVKVPSQTGGYRYSLPPDIQYDTSKKLERLFKDAFVSVDTQDCFLLIRTIPGNAFALGSLIDSSNFESVFGAISGDDTVLIICRSHEEALQLKNHFIQLI, from the coding sequence ATGAAAAAAAGAGATCGTCACCATTTATTGCAAGAGTTGATTAAAGAAAATGTTATTGAAAAACAAGAAGATTTTGTGCGTATATTAGAAGAAAAGGGTATCGAAGTCACACAAGCAACTATTTCACGTGATATTAAAGAATTGCAATTAGTAAAAGTACCCTCACAAACAGGAGGATACCGATATAGTTTGCCGCCTGATATTCAATACGATACATCAAAAAAATTGGAACGTTTATTTAAAGATGCTTTTGTTTCAGTGGATACGCAAGATTGTTTTCTACTCATTCGAACCATTCCTGGAAATGCTTTTGCGCTGGGTAGTTTAATTGACTCTTCAAATTTTGAGAGTGTTTTTGGAGCTATTTCAGGGGATGATACAGTACTTATTATTTGTCGATCACATGAAGAAGCGCTACAGTTAAAAAACCATTTCATACAATTAATTTAA
- a CDS encoding DUF4044 domain-containing protein produces MKVRDYLLAAKNKKRVSKTQRFTKAFVWIMLIAMLGSGFLSVLYTLITMN; encoded by the coding sequence ATGAAAGTGAGGGATTACCTCTTGGCGGCAAAAAATAAAAAAAGAGTTTCTAAAACACAACGCTTCACAAAAGCGTTTGTCTGGATAATGCTCATTGCAATGTTAGGTTCAGGATTTCTTTCTGTTCTTTACACACTAATCACTATGAATTAA
- the gndA gene encoding NADP-dependent phosphogluconate dehydrogenase: protein MSKQEIGVVGMAVMGKNLALNIESRGYSVSVYNRTTSKTEAVVAENPDKKLVLTRTVEEFVDSLEKPRRILLMVQAGKGTDATIQSLLPHLDKGDILIDGGNTFFKDTIRRSEELAESGVNFIGTGVSGGEEGALKGPAIMPGGQKEAYDLVAPILEQIAAVADEDGEACVTYIGPNGAGHYVKMVHNGIEYGDMQLIAEAYHMLTNVAGLSVDEIAEVFTEWNKGELDSFLIELTATALTKKDPETGKPMVDIILDRAGNKGTGKWTSQSALDLGVPLPMITESVFARYISALKEERVEASKILPKPASYKVEGDKAELVEKIRQALYFSKIMSYAQGFAQMRTASEEYDWNLQYGEIAKIFRAGCIIRARFLQKITDAYNHKPDLKNLMLDGYFMDIAKNYQDSVRDVVGIAVKSGVPIPTFSSAIAYYDSYRTADLPANIIQAQRDYFGAHTYERKDKAGTFHFDWYGDEGEEQL from the coding sequence ATGAGTAAGCAAGAGATTGGTGTAGTTGGAATGGCTGTTATGGGGAAAAACTTAGCTTTAAATATTGAAAGCAGAGGGTATTCTGTATCAGTTTATAATCGAACAACTTCTAAAACAGAAGCAGTTGTTGCAGAGAATCCAGATAAAAAATTAGTATTGACTCGTACAGTTGAAGAATTTGTAGATTCACTTGAAAAACCAAGACGTATTTTATTAATGGTACAAGCTGGTAAGGGTACAGATGCAACGATTCAATCCTTATTGCCACATCTTGATAAAGGTGACATATTGATTGATGGCGGAAATACTTTCTTTAAAGATACAATTCGTCGTAGTGAAGAACTTGCTGAGTCAGGGGTAAACTTTATTGGAACAGGTGTTTCTGGTGGAGAAGAAGGAGCATTAAAAGGGCCGGCTATTATGCCTGGTGGACAAAAAGAAGCATACGATTTAGTTGCTCCAATTCTTGAACAAATTGCTGCTGTAGCTGATGAAGATGGCGAAGCATGTGTTACTTATATTGGACCAAATGGAGCAGGGCATTACGTTAAAATGGTTCACAATGGTATCGAATATGGAGACATGCAATTAATTGCTGAAGCTTACCACATGTTAACTAATGTTGCTGGACTATCTGTAGATGAAATAGCTGAAGTTTTTACCGAATGGAACAAAGGCGAATTAGATAGTTTCTTAATTGAACTTACAGCAACTGCTTTGACAAAAAAAGATCCTGAAACAGGTAAACCAATGGTGGATATTATTTTGGATCGTGCTGGAAATAAAGGAACTGGTAAATGGACATCACAAAGTGCACTAGATTTAGGTGTTCCGCTTCCAATGATTACAGAATCCGTTTTTGCGCGTTATATCTCAGCACTAAAAGAAGAACGAGTTGAGGCAAGCAAAATTTTACCAAAACCTGCTAGTTATAAAGTTGAAGGAGACAAAGCTGAATTAGTCGAAAAAATTAGACAAGCGTTGTACTTCAGTAAGATTATGAGCTATGCTCAAGGATTTGCACAAATGCGTACAGCTAGTGAAGAGTATGATTGGAATTTACAATATGGTGAAATAGCTAAAATATTCCGTGCTGGTTGCATCATTCGTGCTCGATTCTTACAAAAAATCACGGATGCTTACAATCATAAACCAGATCTTAAAAACTTAATGTTAGATGGTTACTTTATGGATATTGCTAAAAACTATCAAGATTCTGTTCGTGATGTTGTCGGGATCGCCGTTAAATCAGGCGTGCCTATTCCAACATTCTCTTCAGCAATCGCTTATTATGATTCTTATCGTACGGCTGATTTGCCAGCAAATATTATCCAAGCTCAACGGGATTATTTCGGTGCACATACTTACGAAAGAAAAGATAAAGCAGGAACATTCCATTTTGATTGGTATGGTGATGAAGGAGAAGAACAACTTTAA
- a CDS encoding magnesium transporter CorA family protein → MIQSYYTTNQGEIIQDTDFAHVEWIHLSDPTDDEINRVVNHFGFPKDYLSSVLDPDEVSRHENLELDESKSSSLAMFLYPLKITGNPNDSEYVTRPLAVIMTSKTVITAAVNTPDFISKMIENKPDFPISSTNQERFLLDIAWHISSNYIIYLKDINAKIEKLEDTITKTSKNRQLFVLMSLQKSLVYFSTAIESNHPIFKRLKDIERFNTDKNILSFLHDVVIENQQAEAMIRQSSKLLKQISTVFSSVISNNLNNIMKVLTSITIVLTIPNIVGALWGMNVSLPLEDTPGVFWIICLIIIIICAVTVWMLRKKDYF, encoded by the coding sequence ATGATCCAGTCCTATTACACAACAAATCAAGGAGAGATTATTCAAGATACTGATTTTGCTCATGTAGAGTGGATTCACCTTTCTGATCCAACAGATGATGAAATTAATCGGGTGGTTAACCATTTCGGGTTTCCAAAAGACTACCTTTCTAGTGTTTTGGACCCAGATGAGGTTTCAAGACATGAAAATTTAGAATTAGATGAAAGCAAAAGTTCTTCATTGGCTATGTTTCTTTATCCATTAAAAATAACGGGTAACCCAAACGATAGTGAATATGTTACCAGACCTTTAGCTGTTATTATGACCTCCAAAACCGTTATTACTGCTGCTGTTAATACACCTGATTTCATTTCAAAAATGATTGAGAATAAGCCGGATTTTCCAATATCTAGTACAAATCAAGAGCGTTTTTTGTTAGATATTGCTTGGCACATTTCGTCTAATTACATTATTTACTTAAAAGATATCAATGCTAAAATAGAAAAATTAGAAGACACTATTACAAAGACCTCAAAAAACCGTCAATTATTTGTTTTAATGTCCTTACAAAAAAGTTTAGTCTATTTTAGTACTGCTATCGAAAGCAATCATCCGATTTTCAAACGTTTAAAAGATATTGAGCGTTTTAATACCGATAAAAACATTCTTTCCTTTTTACATGATGTTGTCATTGAAAATCAACAAGCGGAAGCTATGATAAGACAATCTAGTAAATTACTAAAGCAAATTAGTACTGTTTTTTCTTCAGTTATTTCAAATAATTTGAATAATATCATGAAGGTTTTGACTTCAATTACCATTGTCTTAACTATTCCAAATATTGTTGGAGCACTCTGGGGAATGAATGTCTCTTTACCACTAGAAGATACACCCGGTGTTTTTTGGATTATTTGTTTGATCATCATTATTATCTGTGCTGTAACGGTTTGGATGTTAAGAAAAAAAGATTATTTTTAA
- the msrA gene encoding peptide-methionine (S)-S-oxide reductase MsrA, producing the protein MNLNRHSTCIQTATFSMGCFWGPDSLFGHLPGVIHTRVGYAGGTTTDPTYYLMADHTETLEIDFDPEVISYPTILTLFWDSHDAVKDRTYKGRQYLSLLFYHDAEQQKVAHQVKQNWENKNHKKIQTEIQPYTHFYQAEDRHQKYFLKRYPKAHTAISNLFPTYSDYIDSTIAARLNSFVREFVLLADIKKELDFWNLTKSEKYILEDLLDTIHW; encoded by the coding sequence ATGAATTTAAATAGACACTCAACTTGTATTCAAACAGCTACCTTTAGTATGGGTTGCTTTTGGGGGCCAGATAGTTTATTTGGTCATCTCCCAGGCGTAATTCATACACGTGTTGGTTATGCTGGTGGGACAACAACTGATCCTACCTATTATTTAATGGCAGACCATACGGAAACTTTAGAAATTGACTTTGATCCTGAGGTTATTAGTTACCCAACTATTTTGACTTTATTCTGGGACAGTCATGACGCTGTCAAAGATCGTACCTATAAAGGACGCCAATATCTTTCTCTTTTGTTCTATCATGATGCCGAGCAGCAAAAGGTAGCTCACCAAGTTAAACAAAATTGGGAAAATAAGAATCACAAAAAAATACAAACAGAAATCCAACCTTATACTCATTTTTATCAAGCGGAAGATCGTCATCAAAAATATTTTTTGAAACGTTATCCAAAAGCTCATACAGCTATCTCCAATCTTTTCCCCACTTATTCTGATTATATCGATTCTACTATTGCTGCACGTTTAAATAGTTTTGTTAGAGAATTTGTTCTGCTAGCAGATATCAAAAAAGAACTGGATTTTTGGAACCTAACCAAAAGTGAAAAATATATTTTAGAGGATTTGCTTGATACTATTCATTGGTAA
- a CDS encoding polyprenyl synthetase family protein, translated as MDLSSFKEKVMPSFEKEMLEYIGKDSTKKEKLHEAMSYSLAAGGKRIRPLLLLATIQSLGGNIKDGFATSAALEFIHTYSLIHDDLPAMDNDDLRRGKPTNHIVYGENIAILAGDALLTQAFEIIAESNIPVEKKMKIILALAKSAGPEGMILGQMADIQGEKKKLNLKELQLIHKNKTGELLKFPIHAACVIADAMPEIEEQLMEFAEHIGLAYQIRDDILDIIGNVEEIGKNTGMDEAHHKSTYPGLLTLEGARNALEQELTLAKVNLRTAEDISKKSAKPIQLNLLVEIIDLLAID; from the coding sequence ATGGATCTAAGTTCGTTTAAAGAAAAAGTAATGCCATCCTTTGAAAAAGAAATGTTAGAATATATAGGAAAAGATTCAACTAAGAAAGAAAAGCTACATGAAGCAATGTCCTACTCTTTGGCAGCAGGTGGAAAAAGAATTAGACCCTTACTCCTATTAGCAACGATCCAATCGCTAGGCGGTAATATAAAAGATGGCTTTGCTACAAGTGCGGCTTTAGAATTTATTCATACTTATTCTTTAATTCACGATGACTTGCCAGCTATGGATAATGATGATCTTCGCAGAGGAAAGCCAACCAACCATATTGTATACGGTGAAAATATTGCGATTTTAGCTGGAGATGCTTTGTTGACGCAAGCTTTTGAAATTATTGCTGAATCAAATATACCAGTAGAAAAGAAAATGAAAATCATTTTAGCATTAGCAAAATCAGCTGGTCCAGAAGGTATGATTTTAGGCCAAATGGCAGATATTCAAGGTGAGAAAAAAAAGCTAAACTTAAAAGAACTGCAACTTATTCATAAAAATAAAACGGGTGAATTACTAAAATTCCCAATACATGCGGCTTGTGTGATTGCTGATGCAATGCCAGAAATAGAAGAACAATTGATGGAGTTTGCTGAACACATCGGATTGGCTTATCAAATTCGGGATGACATTCTAGACATAATTGGCAATGTTGAAGAAATAGGCAAAAATACAGGAATGGATGAAGCCCATCATAAAAGCACGTATCCGGGTTTATTGACACTTGAAGGAGCTCGAAATGCTTTGGAGCAAGAGTTAACACTTGCAAAAGTAAATCTAAGAACGGCTGAAGATATTAGTAAAAAATCAGCGAAGCCGATTCAACTTAATTTATTAGTAGAAATTATCGATTTATTGGCAATTGATTAA
- a CDS encoding exodeoxyribonuclease VII small subunit, protein MSTVKKMKFEEAMQQLEEIVTNLERGDVPLEEALDQFQKGVSLSKFCKETLQNAEQTLTKIVDENGKEKLFEENSEKE, encoded by the coding sequence ATGAGTACAGTAAAAAAAATGAAATTTGAAGAAGCCATGCAGCAGTTAGAAGAGATCGTAACGAATTTAGAGCGTGGAGATGTCCCCTTAGAAGAGGCATTAGACCAATTTCAAAAAGGCGTAAGTCTAAGTAAGTTCTGTAAAGAAACTTTGCAAAATGCAGAACAAACATTAACTAAAATAGTTGATGAAAATGGCAAAGAAAAATTATTTGAAGAAAATAGTGAAAAGGAATAG
- a CDS encoding TlyA family RNA methyltransferase gives MKKERVDILLVEQGFAESIEKARSMIMAGQVYTVKEERIDTAGEKIAIDTQLQLKGKHSRYVSRGGFKLEKAMKVFDVAIADKIMLDIGSSTGGFTDAALQHGAKMSYALDVGTNQLAWKLRQDPRVIVMEQTNFRYCKPEDFSKGRPNLSSIDVSFISLRLILPVLKNIIASGGDVLALIKPQFEAHREDVGEKGIVSDKRVHEQVLTDMLSFVISIGYDVLNLTFSPITGGEGNIEFLAHLKWNDKIQGELAQTVDIESVLAEAYSTLKKRK, from the coding sequence ATGAAGAAAGAACGAGTAGATATTCTCCTAGTTGAACAAGGTTTTGCAGAATCGATAGAAAAAGCAAGAAGCATGATTATGGCTGGTCAAGTCTATACAGTTAAAGAAGAAAGAATTGACACTGCTGGAGAAAAAATTGCAATTGACACTCAACTCCAATTAAAAGGTAAGCATTCTCGTTACGTGAGCCGTGGAGGGTTTAAATTAGAAAAAGCTATGAAAGTATTCGATGTGGCTATTGCTGATAAAATTATGTTAGATATCGGCTCCTCTACTGGAGGATTTACAGATGCAGCTTTGCAACATGGAGCTAAAATGAGTTACGCTTTAGATGTTGGGACTAATCAGTTAGCATGGAAACTTCGTCAAGATCCAAGAGTCATAGTTATGGAACAAACAAATTTTAGGTATTGTAAGCCAGAAGATTTTTCAAAAGGCAGACCAAATTTATCATCAATTGATGTTTCATTTATTTCACTACGCCTTATTCTTCCAGTCTTGAAGAATATTATTGCTTCTGGTGGAGATGTTTTGGCTTTAATAAAGCCTCAATTTGAAGCTCATCGGGAAGATGTGGGTGAAAAAGGAATTGTCAGCGATAAACGGGTTCATGAACAAGTCCTGACAGACATGCTTTCATTTGTAATAAGTATTGGTTATGATGTATTGAACTTGACGTTTTCACCTATTACTGGTGGTGAAGGAAATATTGAATTTTTAGCTCATTTAAAATGGAATGACAAGATACAAGGTGAGTTAGCTCAAACTGTAGACATAGAGTCAGTTTTAGCAGAAGCTTATAGCACACTAAAAAAGCGAAAATGA
- the recN gene encoding DNA repair protein RecN: MLQELTIKDFAIIQNLNLSFNSGMTVLTGETGAGKSIIIDAVGLLAGGRGSSEFIRHGAAKCVLEALFSLDGNSLTYELLKAYDIDSEEDSVIIQRDIHRSGKNICRINGRLVTIATLRLIGESIIDIHGQNEHQELMNPERHLSMLDHFGDKELIALKKDFQETYIQYKKVEKAYEKWQNGEQALAQRLDMLQYQTNEIEMAELLDGEEEELLEEKNLLSNYQKIMSALSLSYDALQGDEVNGIDLVGNAMTDMSSLETIDEKYKTLSEAISSSYFQLQEAASDILREIDQMAYDEDRLNDIEKRLEIIKQLKRKYGESIAGIKGYYEKISAELDQIMNRENHLTNMTKELAVLSKKLINKGSQLSIKRRTVAKDIERSIHEQLQELYMEKVVFEVQFFKPIKEFLSEEARESGFDVIEFYIATNMGEPLKPLAKVASGGELSRMMLAMKTIFSRSQGITSIIFDEVDTGVSGRVAQAIANKIYMVAVHSQVLCITHLPQVAAMADNHLYISKSVENDRTKTHVNALETSEKIEEIARMLAGTEITKLTLEHAKELTVLAKIERQKQKKFS; this comes from the coding sequence GTGCTTCAGGAATTAACAATCAAAGATTTTGCTATTATACAAAATTTAAATCTTAGTTTTAACAGCGGTATGACCGTTTTGACCGGAGAAACAGGAGCAGGAAAATCAATCATTATTGATGCTGTTGGATTGCTTGCAGGTGGAAGAGGATCTAGTGAATTTATCCGACATGGCGCAGCTAAGTGTGTATTAGAAGCTTTGTTTTCGTTAGACGGAAATTCGCTTACTTATGAATTACTAAAGGCTTATGATATTGACAGTGAGGAAGATAGCGTTATTATTCAACGTGATATTCATCGTAGCGGAAAGAATATCTGTCGTATCAATGGCCGTTTAGTGACTATAGCAACGCTGCGTTTAATTGGAGAATCAATTATTGATATCCATGGTCAAAATGAACACCAAGAGTTAATGAATCCGGAACGCCATTTAAGCATGTTGGATCATTTTGGTGATAAGGAACTAATCGCATTAAAAAAAGATTTTCAAGAAACATACATTCAATATAAAAAAGTAGAAAAAGCCTATGAAAAATGGCAAAACGGAGAGCAAGCATTAGCACAACGGTTAGATATGTTGCAGTATCAAACGAATGAAATTGAAATGGCAGAACTTCTTGATGGAGAAGAGGAAGAGTTGTTAGAAGAAAAGAATCTTCTATCTAATTATCAAAAAATTATGTCAGCCTTATCTTTGAGCTATGATGCACTGCAAGGAGATGAGGTAAACGGTATTGATTTAGTTGGAAATGCAATGACTGATATGAGTTCTTTGGAAACGATAGATGAAAAATATAAAACTTTATCAGAAGCTATTTCAAGTAGTTATTTCCAACTCCAAGAAGCAGCTAGTGATATTTTGCGGGAAATAGATCAAATGGCCTATGATGAAGACCGGTTAAATGATATTGAAAAAAGATTAGAAATCATAAAACAATTAAAACGAAAATATGGGGAATCTATTGCGGGAATAAAGGGTTATTACGAAAAAATTTCAGCTGAACTAGATCAAATAATGAATCGTGAAAATCATTTAACGAATATGACAAAAGAATTAGCTGTTTTATCAAAAAAACTAATAAATAAAGGCAGTCAACTATCTATAAAACGCAGAACAGTAGCCAAAGATATAGAACGATCTATTCATGAGCAATTACAAGAACTTTATATGGAAAAAGTTGTTTTTGAAGTTCAATTCTTTAAACCAATTAAAGAATTTTTGAGCGAAGAAGCGCGTGAATCAGGTTTTGACGTAATAGAGTTTTATATTGCTACAAACATGGGTGAACCGTTAAAACCTTTAGCTAAGGTAGCTTCTGGAGGAGAATTGTCTCGTATGATGTTAGCAATGAAGACCATATTTTCTAGATCTCAGGGGATCACGAGTATTATATTTGATGAGGTAGATACAGGTGTTAGCGGACGGGTCGCACAAGCTATTGCAAATAAAATTTATATGGTAGCTGTTCATTCTCAAGTTCTGTGTATTACTCACTTGCCTCAAGTAGCAGCGATGGCCGATAATCATCTTTATATTTCTAAGAGTGTTGAAAATGATCGAACAAAGACACATGTTAATGCCTTAGAAACTTCAGAGAAAATAGAAGAGATTGCGCGTATGTTAGCAGGAACTGAAATCACAAAGCTAACATTAGAACATGCAAAGGAATTAACCGTACTAGCTAAAATAGAAAGACAAAAACAAAAAAAATTTAGTTGA